One region of Vigna angularis cultivar LongXiaoDou No.4 chromosome 10, ASM1680809v1, whole genome shotgun sequence genomic DNA includes:
- the LOC108320155 gene encoding uncharacterized protein LOC108320155, with protein sequence MTRGNPGPIPPFDPEIDRTFHRLARHSRNLSLESVFESVPLDTMHPIAEYFVHTASTASVASALDFDFDSVVFHTENNMAQPPPRERTFREMAAPDFDIESLCIQYPDEDVPFVLKTGLIHLLPKFHGLVGESPHKHLKEFHIVCSSMKPHDVLEEHIFLKAFPHSLENVAKDWLYGLAPRSVTSWDDLKRLFLDKFFPASRTTTIRKDITGIRQLGGENLYEYWERFKTLCASCPHHQIPEQLLIQYFYEGLNNMDRGMIDAASGGALGDTTPIEARQLIEKMASNSQQFSTRNDAIVVRGVHDVVAQSLSAVESKLEGKIDSLAKLVTQLTTNHRSVAPSAYVARLCVICPSSDHYTDACPSLQHPTASDAPQAYATNIYNNRQPQQQNHDLTSNSYNPGWRNHPNLRWNNAPQHQQWIFSLFHHHRCRTFSIVCRPIPLPFPSRALPSKMMEEVDREILETFRKVEVNIPLLDAIKQIPKYAKFLKELCTHKRKMKGNERIIMGRNVSALIGKSVPHIPEKCKDPGIFYIPCVIGNNKFENAMLDLGASVNVMPLSIYASLSLGPLQTTGVVIQLANRSVTHPTGFIEDVLVRVGELIFPADFYVLEMEEGFSHGSFPIILGRPFLKTARTKIDVYAGTLSMEFADIVVHFNILDAMKFPAEDHSLFRIDALDDIIDEFVVDDFHSLHEKKHSFLSSLHSCIESGFESGFENDVDNVVDFDEDCDVMSVMPLPVHSLESERINHVVGSTLESDLQAPTLELKQLPDNLKYVYLEDDEKKPVIISTSLDSVQEEKLLGVLRKHKKAIGWSLADIPGINPSTCMHRILLEDGAKPVRQPQRRQNSVIMDVIKKEVTKLLQVGIIYPISDSQWVSPIHVVPKKTGLTVVKNERDELIPARVQNSWRVCIDYRRLNQATRKDHFPLPFIDQMLERLAGKSHYCFLDGFSGYFQINIAPEDQEKTTFTFPFGTFAYRRMPFGLCNAPGTFQRCMLSIFSDFLESCIEVFMDDFTVYGSSFDACLDSLEKVLKRCIETNLVLNFEKCHFMVEQGLVLGHIISDKGIEVDPAKISVISQLPYPSCVRDVRSFLGHAGFYRRFIKDFSKKALPLSRLLQKDIDFAFDDRCKQAFDCLKEALTTTPIIQKIDKLRRVIYYASRTLNAAQANYTTTEKELLAIVFALDKFRSYLLGSPVIVYTDHAALKFLLKKAESKPRLIRWMLLLQEFDLQIKDRSGAQNLVADHLSRFERAGNEADVLPIQDDFPDESLLMISYSHPTPGFAHIVNYLVASVFPPLASRAQIAKIKSDAKYYVWDD encoded by the exons ATGACTAGGGGAAATCCTGGGCCTATACCACCCTTTGATCCTGAGATTGATAGAACTTTTCATAGGTTAGCTAGGCATTCTAGAAATTTATCTTTAGAGTCTGTTTTTGAGTCTGTTCCATTGGATACTATGCATCCCATTGCTGAGTACTTTGTGCATACTGCATCTACTGCATCTGTTGCATCTGcacttgattttgattttgattctgTTGTTTTTCACACTgagaacaatatggcacaaCCTCCACCTCGTGAGAGGACTTTTAGGGAGATGGCTGCACCTGATTTCGATATTGAAAGCTTGTGCATCCAATATCCTGATGAGGACGTTCCATTTGTTCTCAAGACTGGACTGATCCATTTGTTGCCCAAGTTTCATGGTCTTGTAGGTGAGAGTCCTCATAAGCATTTGAAGGAATTCCACATTGTCTGTTCCAGTATGAAACCACATGATGTTCTTGAAGAGCACATCTTCTTGAAAGCATTCCCTCATTCATTGGAAAATGTTGCTAAGGATTGGTTGTATGGTTTGGCGCCTAGATCCGTCACTAGCTGGGATGATTTGAAGAGGCTGTTCTTGGATAAATTTTTCCCAGCATCCCGGACCACAACTATCAGAAAAGACATAACTGGGATTAGGCAGCTTGGTGGAGAGAACTTGTATGAGtattgggagagattcaagACACTTTGTGCTAGCTGTCCCCACCATCAGATACCTGAACAACTCCTTATCCAGTATTTCTATGAGGGTTTGAACAACATGGATCGGGGTATGATTGATGCTGCCAGTGGTGGAGCTCTTGGAGACACCACACCTATTGAGGCCAGGCAATTGATTGAGAAGATGGCCTCCAACTCCCAGCAGTTTAGCACCAGGAATGATGCCATTGTGGTGAGGGGCGTACATGATGTTGTTGCCCAGTCTTTATCAGCTGTTGAAAGTAAGTTGGAAGGCAAGATTGACTCTCTTGCGAAGTTGGTGACACAGTTGACTACCAACCACAGATCTGTAGCTCCATCTGCATATGTTGCACGACTATGTGTTATTTGTCCTTCTAGTGACCACTATACAGATGCATGTCCTTCTTTGCAGCACCCTACTGCCTCTGATGCGCCTCAGGCTTATGCTACGAACATCTACAACAATAGGCAGCCACAACAGCAAAATCATGACTTGACCAGCAACAGCTACAACCCAGGGTGGAGGAATCACCCCAATCTTAGATGGAACAATGCGCCACAGCATCAACA GTGGATCTTCTCCCTTTTCCACCACCACCGCTGTCGCACCTTCTCCATTGTTTGCCGACCTATCCCTCTTCCATTCCCTTCACGGGCACTTCCTAGCAAAATGATGGAAGAGGTGGATAGGGAAATTCTGGAGACCTTCAGAAAGGTAGAGGTGAACATACCTCTACTCGATGCCATCAAGCAGATACCGAAGTATGCCAAATTCTTGAAGGAGCTGTGCACAcacaagaggaagatgaagggcAATGAGAGGATTATCATGGGAAGGAATGTATCTGCACTTATTGGTAAGTCGGTCCCGCACATTCCAGAAAAGTGCAAGGACCCAGGTATATTTTACATTCCTTGTGTGATTGGAAACAATAAATTTGAGAATGCCATGCTTGATTTGGGTGCTTCTGTTAATGTCATGCCTTTGTCTATATATGCATCTTTGTCTCTTGGTCCTTTGCAAACCACGGGTGTGGTCATTCAGTTGGCCAATAGGAGTGTTACCCACCCAACAGGTTTCATAGAGGATGTCTTGGTTAGGGTTGGTGAATTGATTTTTCCTGctgacttttatgttttggaaatggaGGAGGGATTCTCTCATGGATCCTTTCCCATTATCTTAGGCAGGCCATTCTTGAAAACTGCCCGAACTAAGATTGATGTGTATGCTGGAACTTTGTCTATGGAATTTGCTGATATTGTTGTTCATTTTAATATCCTTGATGCAATGAAATTTCCAGCTGAGGACCATTCTCTGTTTAGGATCGATGCATTGGATGAcattattgatgaatttgttGTTGACGACTTTCATTCTTTGCATGAGAAGAAGCattcttttctatcttctttGCATTCATGCATTGAATCTGGATTCGAATCAGGATTTGAGAATGATGTTGATAATGTTGTGGATTTTGATGAGGATTGTGATGTGATGAGTGTTATGCCTTTACCTGTACACTCTTTAGAGTCAGAACGCATTAACCACGTTGTAGGAAGTACACTTGAATCTGACTTGCAAGCACCCACTCTTGAGCTGAAACAGCTTCCAGATAACCTCAAGTACGTGTACTTGGAGGATGATGAGAAGAAACCGGTGATCATTTCTACCTCCCTTGATTCTGTTCAAGAGGAGAAGTTGCTTGGTGTGCTGAGGAAGCACAAGAAGGCCATTGGTTGGAGTTTGGCTGACATACCTGGTATTAACCCATCCACATGCATGCATAGAATTCTTTTGGAAGATGGGGCAAAGCCAGTGAGACAACCACAAAGAAGGCAAAACTCTGTGATCATGGACGTCATCAAGAAGGAGGTGACCAAGCTTTTGCAAGTTGGGATCATCTACCCTATTTCAGACAGTCAGTGGGTGAGCCCCATCCATGTTGTGCCCAAGAAAACTGGCCTCACTGTGGTGAAGAATGAGAGGGATGAGCTTATCCCAGCTAGAGTGCAGAACAGCTGGAGAGTCTGCATTGACTATAGGAGGCTCAACCAAGCAACCAGGAAAGATCATTTCCCCCTTCCATTCATTGATCAGATGCTGGAGCGCCTGGCAGGTAAATctcattattgttttcttgatggtttttctggttactttcaaataaatattgcgCCTGAGGATCAAGAGAAAACCACATTCACCTTCCCCTTTGGCACTTTTGCCTATAGGAGGATGCCCTTTGGTCTATGCAACGCCCCTGGTACCTTCCAACGGTGCATGCTTAGCATTTTTAGCGACTTTCTTGAGAGTTGCATAGAGGTGTTTATGGATGATTTTACTGTGTATGGATCCTCTTTTGATGCATGTTTAGACAGTCtggaaaaagttttgaaaagatgcATAGAAACAAACCTTGTTCTCAATTTTGAGAAATGTCACTTCATGGTTGAACAAGGTTTGGTTCTAGGGCATATCATTTCTGATAAGGGGATAGAGGTAGACCCTGCTAAGATATCTGTGATTTCACAGTTGCCTTACCCCTCTTGCGTGCGAGATGTGCGATCTTTCCTTGGACATGCAGGTTTCTACAGGCGCTTCATCAAAGATTTCAGCAAGAAGGCACTCCCTTTGTCCAGACTACTGCAGAAGGATATTGACTTTGCTTTTGATGACAGATGCAAGCAGGCGTTTGATTGCCTGAAGGAAGCTTTGACCACCACCCCTATCATTCAG AAAATTGACAAGCTGCGGCGAGTGATCTACTATGCTTCACGCACTTTGAATGCTGCCCAAGCAAATTATACCACCACTGAAAAAGAGTTATTGGCAATTGTTTTTGCCCTTGATAAGTTTAGGTCATATTTGCTTGGATCACCTGTTATTGTGTATACTGACCATGCAGCTCTAAAGTTTTTGTTGAAAAAGGCTGAGTCAAAGCCTAGATTGATCAGGTGGATGCTACTGCTCCAGGAGTTTGACTTGCAGATTAAAGACCGGAGTGGAGCACAAAATTTGGTTGCAGACCACCTCAGCCGGTTTGAGAGAGCTGGGAATGAAGCTGATGTGTTGCCCATCCAGGATGACTTTCCTGATGAGAGTTTGTTGATGATTTCTTATTCTCACCCCACTCCTGGGTTTGCACACATTGTAAATTATTTGGTTGCTTCTGTTTTTCCTCCCTTAGCATCACGTGCTCAGATTGCTAAAATTAAGAGTGATGCTAAGTATTATGTTTGGGAtgactga